Genomic window (Zingiber officinale cultivar Zhangliang chromosome 2B, Zo_v1.1, whole genome shotgun sequence):
AAGAAAAATGAACTTcaatttgattattattatttttaaaaatagatgaTTACTGAGAGTATTTTTGTAGTGCTGGTTGCTGATTCTTATTGTAATAAATGGGGGCATTGTACTCACAGCTATTCTTTTTTAGGACATGAATATGGTTTCTCATGCCATTTCTTTGCATTATTATATTCCAATTACTATTGTGCATTATCATTTCTCATGTTTGTGTAGGGGATTTCAAGCACAAGATTGGACTTCAAAATACAAACCTGCAGGTTTTTTAAATTCTCATTCTTACATTGTACAACTCTATTGTTAACATATCTCTGCAAATTTTTCTCGGTGTAATGATGAATGTTATTTTTAGTCTTCTCAATAGATATTAGTCAACCAACAATATTTTTTGGTTTCATTCACTAGTCTGAGATGTGTTCTTTAAGATATATTTTGGTTAGTCTAGATTAGTTCATATGTTTGCCCATAGAGCTGCTGTGATATTAACTACTAAGAATTCCTACGAATTTCATCCTATTTCTGTAATGCAATCCTTTATATAATCCAATTCAAGTTCAACTAATAATTTATGATGGTCCTGAAATTACTGTTTGGTATCACATTAACAATGGCTCCGTTTTAGGTTGATTCTGAAGTTATGAGAGTGgaatgatcaaaggggaagacaAAGTAGAATTATCACAACTAAGAGTTTAATCTCTGTAGCTTATCCCGCTTAGTTTCCTATTGATGTGATGAATTTATTCCATGAAATTAAGAAATTCTCAGCACTCCATGTGTCATATATGGACTCAATTCAAGTTGATGATTTTTTGTTCATGATCCTATTTTTCAGCTTATATACtgattttgatgtttgagttcTTTTAGGTACTTGATCCAACCATGAGGCCGAGTATAAAAGAGCTTTAAAAGGCTTCAGATCGAGTGTTTCTAAACATGTAACCATTATCGGCTGGCTATCAAATGACTGTTCTTGCTGTTTAATGCCTATATTTCTCCTCAAACTTTGCAGTGTACTACTATTAGCATTTTGTAAAAGCAAGTAGTGTTGGATTTATATCCCCCCTTTTGAGTAAACTTTTATTTCTTAGGTCGTCTATGTTGATAGTTGGCGATGCTCTTTGCTCTCACATGTCGGTAACACGGACCGACTCATTGCTGTCACATTTCACTGCCTTCTATAGGGAATGTGCCTCAACCTCATGAATGGCCTTCAGTACATTGACCTAAACTATTCTTACAAATCAACAATAAGAGACATGGTGTTCCTTCTCTTCTTACAAATCAATGACCTAAACTATTCTTCCGTATAGACTGAAGCAGTTCTTTTTCTCTTGAAACAGGTCTTGGAAGTTTCTTCCTAACTCTTGAGAACCCTCCAAATTGATTCCATCGAATCCAACATCATGATCCCATCCATGTGAATCTAAAATCGGTCTCACGGGCAACTGATCATGACCTAATACACAGCGGAATTGTGTACCAGGTAATCAGCATCAAAAGTTAATGGGATAGTCATATCTGACACTTGCATAACCTCTTGGGAAGCAACGTATCATGGTGAAGCATTATTTCTCTTCGCCTTCTAAGTTCTTCCTTCCCTTGCTTCTGTAGATACAAGGTTTCCTGGTCAGCTAACTCAGCAAGGTACACATTTCTCTGGACTTTGGATGGGTTTTAGAACTGTGCTTTTGTTAATATACGAATTGGAGGTAGGTTATCGTAATCATCCTCATCATTGTCCAAAATCTCATctgtatcatcatcatcatcaatgcCATCAGCAGTAGCTAAGGAACGGTGATGAAGTATAGACGAGAGGAGATGAGGCAACGAAGGCGACCGACTGCCATTAGGTGTTAGTTGAAAGCTGTCCTGAAACTTTAGTAGCGAGTTGCAGCACACCACAGCAATAACTGAGATAACCACACCTGGTCATTTGGTTGAACCTTCTCGCCTTGAGTATTAGTTCCACACATCGGATGGTTTTCTACCAGCACAACAGGAGTTTTGAATTGTGTATTTGAAACAACCTGACGTATATAATGTTGAAGGATCATTGTGCACTTGTGCACAAAAGCATGGTAAGCGACATGGAAGCCctcattgtggcaaaaggcgaatatgctTAGCCTTtgaatagtgactagtacatacCTTCAGGAGGATGTGATGAGGAATGTGTCATGACCAGAACTCTGTTAAACCAGATTGAAGAACCAAAGATATCAGTTATGAGCTTAAGTAGTGGATAATCGCTATATTCCCTAAGATGCACTTGGTGATTAAACTAAGACAGTTTGTGTATCCAAAAAACTTTATTGTCATAAGAGTTTACATAGTTTTGCCTTCCTGAGTCCTCTGTATAGATTAGTTGCTTGGTCATTTGTCATGACTTTGCTTTGTAGATGAAGACAATTTATTTTATCAAAACAGCATAACTATTGTAATAATATCATTTTGTTTTAATAACAATTGTCATCATCCTCAAGCTATGTTTGTCTCAGCTACATGCATATTACCCCTCTATTGAGCTCTATGAGGGTTATATCATTAGTAATATTCAAATCAATTAGACCTTTTATTGTATTAACTACAATTTTTTTTGGTCTCATTTTACTCCTTTTACCTGAATTAACTCATCTAACTATAGAATTTATTGAACACCTTTGAACTCTATACAATCATAACCTATTTTTCAATTGGTGCCGGATTTATGTATTTGTTTTAtctctaatttttaaatttatctccatagatttatataaataaagttaATTAGAACTTTAACAATACTTAGCAATACTTGTTAGTCTTCACTGTCTAATGATACTGAGATTAAACGTATAGAGAATAGAATAAACTAAAGAGTAAATAAATAGATTATCACTAATCATTTGATCTTTCTTAACAAACTACTGATTTCAGATTAAAGCATAGCAAAAGTAGCAAAGGCAAGTTGGTCCTAATCAAACACTAGCTAAATTAGAATCTTGAGATCGACACACAGCTTCACTTTCTCTTCTTTGCCGGTGGCTGTGGAAGCTCCTCGTCCTCTTCATCGTCTTCGTCATCCTCATCGTCCTCTTCCTGTTCCTCGTCATCGTCATCATCATCGTCGTCATTATCATCATCGTCCTCTTCGCTTCCACCTTCGCCATTGGCTTCTGGGTCATCTTTTTCGTCTCCTTCGTTGTCATTTTCATCCCCAGAAGGATCACCTTCACCTCCATCGTCCTCCTGATCTTCACCATCTTGGTCATCGTCATCCTCATCATCATCCTCATCAGATTCTCCATCATCTTTGTTCTTTGGCACAGATTCATACTTGCTCTTTTCATGTAGCCTTCAAACATGACGATGGATTAATCATCCTACTGCTTCGAGCTTAAGGTAACATTATCTTACCTGTGAATTGCATCAGGACCTTCAACAAGCTGACCAGTTTGACTTGATACAGAGCCAATCTGAaacaataaaagtatataaaCATGGAATGCATTTAGTATTTGAACAAACAATTTGATCTATTTCAAAGATGAACTGCTTGTATCGAACAGTGAATATAAATCGAAAGACGATCTTCTTGTATTTTATGCCTCGCATAACTGAGAGCATCAAGCAAATGAAAAGGTTTCTTTCTTCACATAAACTAGAGCATAAACATTCTTCGCAAACATCCTCTGTAGAAGAGTAAACAGGGTAAAGGAACATAAACATCATGCATGGAAGGTTAACTTCCATGATCTAATATCTTGTTTGTGAAGCAATTAAGAACAAATCTTACACTAGGCCTAAATCCTTGCCGATCCTAACCTTTATTGTCAAGTATGTTTACTAATTGTCGAACCTGATAGGGTGAATTTTCTTTTCTCATATTTTTTCCTCTAACAAACTATTGGAGCACCATGGAGCCAATTGAAGTAGAACTTAAGTCACAAGAACTAGAGATTGGTATGATCTGAACAGAGTTAA
Coding sequences:
- the LOC122047222 gene encoding prostatic spermine-binding protein-like, with the protein product MEVLCRTQSSRADLCSVVLLFVAEAALVAEKTLLSLLLAIGSVSSQTGQLVEGPDAIHRLHEKSKYESVPKNKDDGESDEDDDEDDDDQDGEDQEDDGGEGDPSGDENDNEGDEKDDPEANGEGGSEEDDDDNDDDDDDDDEEQEEDDEDDEDDEEDEELPQPPAKKRK